A single Xenopus laevis strain J_2021 chromosome 3S, Xenopus_laevis_v10.1, whole genome shotgun sequence DNA region contains:
- the LOC108713204 gene encoding deoxyguanosine kinase, mitochondrial-like gives MESQTTKPLQWSISTNLSSNKEMQVKRLSVEGNIAVGKSTFLRLLSNTFQEWSFVTEPLKKWQNVQFQTTTPSKPSMDNLLQLMYDDPKRWSYTFQTYSCMSRFKIQIQPLSEQVLKEQQESVQIFERSVYSDRYIFAKTLYELQHLNEMEWTLYQESHTFLIQEFSRRVALDGIIYLRATPKKCFERLQRRARKEERTLQLQYLEKLHDQHESWLTKKTTEVHFENMKNIPVLLLDVEEDFKNNSAAGDEFNNRVKTFVAGL, from the coding sequence ATGGAAAGTCAAACCACGAAACCACTTCAATGGTCAATTTCAACAAATCTTAGTTCTAATAAAGAAATGCAAGTGAAAAGATTATCTGTGGAAGGAAATATAGCAGTAGGAAAATCCACCTTTCTCAGGCTGCTCTCCAATACATTCCAAGAATGGAGTTTTGTTACAGAGCCTCTGAAGAAATGGCAGAACGTTCAATTCCAAACAACAACTCCCTCAAAACCGTCTATGGACAACCTCCTGCAACTGATGTATGATGACCCTAAACGATGGTCTTACACGTTCCAGACATATTCTTGTATGAGTCgatttaaaatacaaattcagCCACTTTCAGAGCAAGTATTAAAGGAGCAGCAGGAGTCTGTTCAGATATTTGAGAGATCTGTTTATAGTGACAGATATATATTTGCTAAAACTCTTTATGAACTCCAACACTTAAATGAAATGGAGTGGACTTTGTATCAAGAATCGCACACTTTTCTTATTCAAGAATTTTCTAGAAGAGTTGCACTGGATGGAATTATTTACCTACGAGCAActcctaaaaaatgttttgagagACTGCAAAGAAGGGCCAGAAAGGAGGAGAGGACTTTGCAACTTCAGTACCTTGAAAAGCTGCATGATCAACATGAAAGTTGGCTGACAAAGAAGACAACTGaagttcattttgaaaacatgaaaaatattccagTTTTGTTGTTGGATGTTGAAGAAGACTTTAAAAACAATTCTGCAGCAGGTGATGAATTCAACAACAGAGTTAAGACCTTTGTTGCTGGACTGTGA
- the LOC121402040 gene encoding host cell factor 2-like, producing MYVFGGWVPQRQCDDSLLSKDTLPPPSQVQLIQATTNSFHLKWDELPTVEGYILQLNPESPASLVAGTPAPISEISSLNQGNSHSGVYSTTLPLFQTGLLGSGEGADCQVSPQQAVNCILSSGLQDDMCEQNSQVFCLIRSGRLQILPPNLLQERSVVQTENPSLSSRTELNGKQQTQFKPKSAVKTPLQYMPCIDSCTSQVKSTLPHPNNGDPDYTLLKKHDLLPGSVYRFRVAAINGCGVGPFSKVTEFKTCIPGYPGAPSSVKITKNVECIHISWDIPSSPTGNILEYSAYLAIRTSQLSETLNQLVFMKIYCGQRTSCIVTAAQLTNAHVDCSSRPAVVFRISAKNEKGYGPATQVRWLQDSSKNKKETKAAEKQCVPPSQSRENVMLKLESP from the exons ATGTATGTTTTTGGCGGCTGGGTTCCCCAGAGACAATGTGATGATAGTCTGTTATCCAAAG atacaCTACCTCCACCATCACAAGTTCAGCTGATCCAAGCTACCACCAATTCTTTTCACCTTAAATGGGATGAACTTCCAACAGTGGAGGGATATATTTTGCAGTTGAATCCAGAATCTCCAGCTTCCTTAGTTGCTGGAACTCCTGCTCCCATCAGTGAAATTTCATCACTTAATCAAGGCAACAGCCATTCTGGAGTTTATTCAACTACTCTGCCTTTGTTTCAAACAGGCCTTTTGGGTTCTGGTGAAG GTGCAGACTGCCAAGTGTCCCCACAGCAAGCTGTAAATTGTATACTTTCTTCTGGCCTTCAAGATGACATGTGTGAACAAAACAGTCAAGTATTTTGCCTAATAAG ATCTGGCCGg CTACAAATTCTGCCACCAAATTTACTGCAAGAAAGATCTGTGGTTCAAACTGAGAATCCATCACTTTCTAGCAGAACAGAATTAAATGGCAAGCAGCAAACACAGTTCAAGCCCAAATCTGCAG TTAAAACTCCACTGCAATATATGCCTTGTATTGATAGCTGCACATCACAAGTTAAGAGTACACTTCCACACCCAAAT AATGGTGATCCAGATTACACACTgctaaaaaagcatgatttattaCCGGGAAGTGTTTACAGATTCAGGGTGGCAGCAATTAATGGATGTGGAGTGGGTCCTTTCAGTAAAGTCACTGAATTTAAGACATGTATTCCAGGATATCCTGGGGCTCCTTCATCTGTGAAGATTACAAAG AATGTTGAATGTATCCATATATCCTGGGATATACCCTCTTCACCCACGGGAAATATTCTAGAATATTCAGCCTATTTAGCCATACGCACCTCACAGCTTTCAGAGACTCTAAATCAGCTGGTATTCATGAAGATTTACTGTGGTCAAAGAACTTCTTGCATTGTGACCGCAGCACAGCTGACAAATGCACATGTTGACTGCAGCTCTAGGCCTGCTGTGGTGTTCAGAATTTCTGCAAAGAATGAAAAAGGCTATGGCCCAGCTACTCAAGTGAGGTGGCTACAAG attcatctaaaaataaaaaggaaacaaaggCCGCAGAAAAACAGTGTGTACCTCCATCACAaag CAGAGAAAATGTAATGCTCAAATTGGAGAGTCCGTAG